The Coregonus clupeaformis isolate EN_2021a chromosome 6, ASM2061545v1, whole genome shotgun sequence genome has a segment encoding these proteins:
- the LOC121568035 gene encoding clathrin heavy chain 1 isoform X3 produces MAQILPIRFQEHLQLQNLGINPANIGFSTLTMESDKFICIREKVGEQAQVVIIDMADPNTPIRRPISADSAIMNPASKVIALKDAAKTLQIFNIEMKSKMKAHTMTDDVTFWKWISLNTVALVTDNAVYHWSMEGDSQPVKIFDRHSSLAGCQIINYRTDAKQKWLLLIGISAQQNRVVGAMQLYSVDRKVSQPIEGHAAGFAQFKMEGNTEESTLFCFAVRGQAGGKLHIIEVGTPPTGNQPFPKKAVDVFFPPEAQNDFPVAMQISSKQDVVFLITKYGYIHLYDLETGTCIYMNRISGETIFVTAPHEPTAGIIGVNRKGQVLSVCVEEENIIPYITNVLQNPDLALRMAVRNNLAGAEELFARKFNTLFAAGNYSEAAKVAANAPKGILRTPDTIRKFQSVPAQPGQTSPLLQYFGILLDQGQLNKFESLELCRPVLQQGRKQLLEKWLKEDKLECSEELGDLVKSVDPTLALSVYLRANVPNKVIQCFAETGQFQKIVLYAKKVGYTPDWMFLLRNVMRISPEQGLQFSQMLVQDEEPLADITQIVDVFMEYNLIQQCTSFLLDALKNNRPAEGPLQTRLLEMNLVHAPQVADAILGNQMFTHYDRAHVAQLCEKAGLLQRALEHYTDLYDIKRAVVHTHLLNPEWLVNFFGSLSVEDSLECLRAMLSANIRQNLQICVQVASKYHEQLSTNSLTELFESFKSFEGLFYFLGSIVNFSQDPEVHFKYIQAACKTGQIKEVERICRESNCYDPERVKNFLKEAKLTDQLPLIIVCDRFDFVHDLVLYLYRNTLQKYIEIYVQKVNPSRLPVVIGGLLDVDCAEDVIKNLILVVKGQFSTDELVAEVEKRNRLKLLLPWLEARIHDGCEEPATHNALAKIYIDSNNNPERFLRENTFYDSRVVGKYCEKRDPHLACVAYERGQCDQELINVCNENSLFKSLSRYLVRRKDPELWASVLLESNPFRRPLIDQVVQTALSETQDPEEVSVTVKAFMTADLPNELIELLEKIVLDNSVFSEHRNLQNLLILTAIKADRTRVMEYINRLDNYDAPDIANIAISNELFEEAFAIFRKFDVNTSAVQVLIEHIGNLDRAYEFAERCNEPPVWSQLAKAQLQKGLVKEAIDSYIKADDPSAYMEVGQAAAQSGNWEDLVKFLQMARKKSRESYVETELIFALAKTNRLAELEEFINGPNNAHIQQVGDRCYDERMYDAAKLLYNNVSNFGRLASTLVHLGEYQAAVDGARKANSTRTWKEVCFACVDGNEFRLAQMCGLHIVVHADELEELINYYQDRAYFEELITMLEAALGLERAHMGMFTELAILYSKFKPQKMREHLELFWSRVNIPKVLRAAEQAHLWAELVFLYDKYEEFDNAIITMMSHPSDAWKEGQFKDIVTKVANVELYYKAIQFYLEFKPLLLNDLLIVLSPRLDHTRAVNFFMKTKQLSLVKPYLRSVQNHNNKGVNEALNNLFITEEDYAALRASIDAYDNFDNITLAQGLEKHELIEFRRIAAYLFKGNNRWKQSVELCKKDKLYKDAMQYASESKDVELAEELLAWFLEEDKKECFAACLFTCYDLLRPDVVLETAWRHNIMDFSMPYFIQVMREYLSKVDKLDASESLRKQEEQNTESQPIVYGTPQLMLTSGPGQAVPSQPGYGGYGYPAAPAGYGQPPQPGFGYGM; encoded by the exons ATGGCTCAAATACTACCTATCCGATTCCAGGAGCACCTGCAG CTCCAGAACCTGGGGATCAATCCAGCTAACATTGGATTCAGCACCCTTACTATGGAGTCTGATAAGTTTATCTGTATAAGAGAGAAAGTGGGCGAGCAGGCACAGGTGGTCATCATTGATATGGCCGACCCCAACACTCCCATCCGTAGGCCCATCTCTGCAGATAGCGCCATCATGAACCCTGCTAGCAAAGTTATTGCCCTCAAAG ACG CCGCCAAAACCCTCCAGATCTTCAACATTGAGATGAAGAGCAAGATGAAGGCTCACACCATGACTGATGACGTCACTTTCTGGAAGTGGATCTCCCTCAACACAGTAGCACTGGTCACAGACAACGCCGTCTACCATTGGAGCATGGAGGGAGACTCCCAGCCAGTCAAAATCTTTGACCGACACTCCAGCCTTGCAGGCTGTCAAATCATCAACTACCGCACCGACGCCAAACAGAAATGGCTGCTTCTCATTGGGATTTCAGCACAG CAAAATCGTGTGGTGGGAGCCATGCAGCTGTACTCTGTGGACAGGAAGGTGTCCCAGCCCATTGAGGGCCATGCTGCCGGCTTTGCCCAGTTCAAAATGGAGGGTAACACAGAAGAATCCACACTGTTCTGCTTCGCTGTCCGAGGGCAAGCTGGAGGAAAG TTACACATAATTGAAGTGGGGACCCCACCAACAGGCAATCAGCCATTTCCAAAAAAGGCAGTGGATGTGTTCTTCCCTCCTGAGGCCCAGAATGACTTCCCTGTAGCCATGCAG aTCAGCTCTAAGCAGGATGTTGTCTTTCTCATCACCAAATATGGCTACATCCACCTGTATGACCTGGAGACTGGCACCTGCATCTACATGAACAGGATCAGTGGGGAGACCATCTTTGTTACAGCCCCACATGAACCAACCGCTGGCATCATTGGAGTCAACAGGAAAGGACAG GTGTTGTcggtgtgtgtggaggaggagaacATCATCCCCTACATCACCAACGTGCTCCAGAACCCAGACCTGGCCCTGCGCATGGCCGTGCGCAACAACCTGGCCGGGGCCGAGGAGCTGTTCGCCCGCAAGTTCAACACCCTGTTCGCTGCAGGGAACTACTCCGAGGCTGCCAAGGTGGCCGCCAACGCTCCCAAG GGTATCCTGCGTACCCCAGACACCATCCGTAAGTTCCAGAGCGTGCCGGCCCAGCCGGGCCAGACCTCTCCCCTGCTGCAGTACTTTGGCATCCTGCTGGACCAGGGCCAGCTCAACAAGTTTGAGTCTCTGGAGCTGTGCAGGCCCGTCTTACAGCAGGGACGCAAGCAGCTGCTGGAGAAATGGCTCAAAGAGGACAAG CTGGAGTGTTCAGAGGAGCTGGGGGACCTGGTGAAGTCAGTGGACCCCACTCTGGCCCTCAGCGTCTACCTTAGGGCCAACGTGCCCAACAAAGTAATTCAGTGCTTCGCTGAGACCGGACAGTTCCAGAAAATTGTCCTCTATGCCAAAAAG GTGGGTTACACCCCAGACTGGATGTTCCTGCTGAGGAACGTGATGAGAATCAGTCCAGAACAAGGTCTGCAATTCTCCCAGATGCTGGTGCAGGACGAGGAGCCGCTGGCTGACATCACACAG ATTGTTGACGTGTTTATGGAGTATAACCTGATCCAGCAGTGTACCTCCTTCCTCCTGGACGCCCTGAAGAACAACAGGCCTGCTGAGGGGCCTCTGCAGACACGCCTGCTGGAGATGAACCTGGTCCATgccccacag GTGGCCGATGCCATCCTGGGCAACCAGATGTTCACTCACTACGACCGTGCCCACGTTGCCCAGCTGTGTGAGAAGGCTGGCCTGCTGCAGAGGGCACTGGAGCACTACACCGACCTGTACGACATCAAACGGGCCGTGGTGCACACACACCTGCTCAACCCTGAG TGGCTGGTGAACTTCTTTGGCTCCCTGTCAGTGGAGGACTCTCTGGAGTGTCTTCGGGCCATGCTGTCGGCCAACATCCGTCAGAACCTGCAAATCTGTGTCCAGGTGGCCTCCAAGTACCACGAGCAGCTCTCCACCAACTCCCTCACAGAGCTCTTTGAATCCTTCAAGAGCTTTGAAG GTCTGTTCTACTTCCTGGGTTCCATCGTTAACTTCAGCCAGGACCCAGAGGTCCACTTCAAGTACATCCAGGCCGCCTGTAAGACGGGACAGATCAAAGAggtggagaggatctgcagagagagcAACTGCTACGACCCCGAACGAGTCAAGAACTTCCTCAAG GAAGCTAAGCTGACTGATCAGCTCCCCCTGATCATCGTGTGTGACCGCTTCGACTTTGTCCACGACCTGGTCCTCTACTTGTACCGCAACACCCTGCAGAAATACATTGAGATCTATGTGCAGAAG GTGAACCCCAGCCGTCTGCCGGTGGTGATTGGAGGGCTGCTGGATGTGGACTGTGCTGAGGATGTGATTAAGAACCTGATCCTGGTGGTGAAAGGACAGTTCTCCACTGATGAACTGGTGGCTGAAGTAGAGAAGAGGAACAG ACTGAAGCTGCTCCTGCCCTGGCTGGAGGCCCGTATCCACGATGGCTGTGAGGAGCCAGCTACCCACAATGCCCTGGCCAAGATCTACATCGACAGCAACAACAACCCAGAGCGCTTCCTGCGTGAGAACACCTTCTACGACAGCCGCGTGGTGGGCAAGTACTGTGAGAAGAGGGACCCCCACCTGGCCTGCGTGGCCTACGAGAGAGGACAGTGTGACCAGGAGCTCATTAAT GTGTGCAATGAGAACTCTCTGTTCAAGAGTCTGTCTCGCTACCTGGTTCGCCGTAAAGACCCTGAGCTGTGGGCTAGCGTGCTGCTGGAGAGTAACCCGTTCAGAAGACCCCTCATCGACCAG GTTGTTCAGACTGCCCTGTCTGAGACCCAGGACCCAGAGGAGGTGTCAGTCACAGTCAAGGCCTTCATGACTGCAGACCTCCCCAACGAACTCATTGAGCTGCTGGAGAAGATCGTTCTGGATAACTCAGTCTTCAGTGAACACAG AAACCTTCAGAACCTGCTGATCCTGACAGCCATCAAGGCGGACCGTACCCGTGTGATGGAGTACATCAACCGCCTGGACAACTACGACGCCCCCGACATCGCTAACATTGCCATCAGCAATGAGCTCTTCGAGGAGGCCTTCGCCATCTTCAGGAAGTTTGACGTTAACACCTCTGCCGTGCAG GTTCTGATTGAGCACATTGGGAACCTGGACCGGGCCTATGAGTTTGCTGAGCGCTGCAATGAGCCTCCAGTGTGGAGCCAGCTGGCCAAGGCTCAGCTCCAGAAGGGTCTGGTGAAGGAGGCCATCGACTCCTACATCAAGGCTGACGACCCCTCTGCCTACATGGAGGTGGGTCAGGCTGCAGCTCAGAGCG GTAACTGGGAGGACCTGGTGAAGTTCCTTCAGATGGCCCGTAAGAAGTCCCGTGAGTCCTATGTGGAGACAGAGCTCATCTTCGCCCTGGCCAAGACCAACCGCCTGGCTGAACTGGAGGAGTTCATTAATGGACCCAACAACGCCCACATCCAACAG GTGGGTGACAGGTGTTATGATGAGAGGATGTATGACGCGGCCAAGCTGCTCTACAACAACGTGTCCAACTTCGGGCGGCTAGCGTCCACCCTGGTCCACCTGGGCGAGTACCAGGCTGCCGTGGATGGAGCCCGCAAGGCCAACAGCACCCGCACCTGGAAAGAGGTGTGCTTTGCCTGTGTGGATGGGAACGAGTTTCGCCTGGCCCAGATGTGTGGCCTGCACATCGTTGTCCATGCTGATGAACTGGAGGAGCTCATCAACTACTACCAG GACCGTGCTTACTTTGAGGAGCTGATCACCATGCTGGAGGCAGCCCTGGGCCTGGAGCGGGCTCACATGGGCATGTTCACCGAGCTGGCCATCCTCTACTCTAAGTTCAAACCCCAGAAGATGAGGGAGCACCTGGAGCTCTTCTGGTCCAGAGTCAACATTCCAAAg GTCCTGAGGGCTGCAGAGCAGGCCCACCTGTGGGCGGAACTGGTCTTCCTCTATGACAAGTATGAGGAGTTTGACAACGCCATCATCACCATGATGAGCCACCCCTCAGACGCCTGGAAGGAGGGACAGTTCAAAGACATTGTCACCaag GTGGCCAATGTGGAGTTATACTACAAGGCTATCCAGTTCTACCTGGAGTTCAAACCATTGTTACTGAACGACCTGCTCATAGTGCTGTCACCACGACTCGACCACACCCGCGCAGTCAACTTCTTCATGAAG ACCAAGCAGCTGTCACTGGTCAAGCCGTATCTGCGATCAGTGCAGAACCACAACAACAAGGGTGTCAACGAAGCACTTAACAACCTCTTCATCACGGAGGAAGACTATGCG GCCCTGCGTGCCTCCATAGACGCCTACGATAACTTTGACAACATCACCCTGGCCCAGGGCCTGGAGAAGCATGAGCTGATTGAGTTCAGGAGGATCGCTGCCTACCTCTTCAAAGGCAACAACCGCTGGAAGCAGAGCGTGGAACTCTGCAAGAAGGACAAACTCTACAAG GACGCCATGCAGTACGCATCTGAGTCGAAAGACGTCGAGCTGGCTGAGGAGTTGTTGGCGTGGTTCCTGGAGGAGGACAAGAAGGAGTGCTTTGCCGCCTGCCTCTTCACCTGCTACGACCTGCTGAGACCTGACGTGGTGCTGGAGACGGCCTGGAGGCACAACATCATGGACTTCTCCATGCCCTACTTCATCCAGGTCATGAGGGAGTACCTCTCCAAG